A window of Belonocnema kinseyi isolate 2016_QV_RU_SX_M_011 chromosome 9, B_treatae_v1, whole genome shotgun sequence contains these coding sequences:
- the LOC117179670 gene encoding innexin inx7, protein MPTTVLKTFSVLKNHLKLKVDPDYVSIDNIIFKLHYRATFLILLAGCLLVSTREFIGEHIRCTSDTGVPNHVIDTFCFFTSTFTVVKHMNQTAVEEGEVPHPGVGPMSKKDDVVHHAYYQWVPFVLFFQALLFYLPHYIWRSTEGGRLKFLVSGLHLASLAVRDEKIEVDGMYIPTRGDRDEKIRQIRSGFINRLHLNRPWAYYLGFCEVLNFTNVLSQIYLTNSFLGGAFLHLGTAVQEAGHNHEDKMNPLDEIFPKVTKCTFHKYGPSGSIQKHDALCVMALNIINEKIYIFLWYWFILLAIMTGLGLLWRVLTMTLHARSLIFNKLVFSMACPGKYNPWNVLRVTNDYHFGDWLFLYYIAKNLDNYVFKELLYQLAEDLEERKQARYNTIPMEEYEPLKKAT, encoded by the exons ATGCCGACAACGGTTCTTAAAACATTTTCCGTCCTGAAGAATCATCTCAAACTAAAAGTCGACCCGGATTATGTTTCCATCGATAATATCA tttttaaactccATTACAGAGCCACCTTCCTGATTCTCTTGGCTGGCTGTCTTCTCGTTTCTACAAGGGAATTCATTGGAGAACACATAAG atGCACAAGCGATACTGGGGTGCCAAATCATGTAATAGACACATTCTGCTTCTTCACGTCCACTTTTACTGTC gTGAAGCATATGAATCAGACAGCAGTAGAAGAGGGAGAAGTACCTCATCCTGGTGTCGGTCCCATGAGCAAGAAAGATGACGTAGTTCATCATGCTTATTACCAATGGGTTCCTTTTGTTCTCTTCTTTCAAGCATTGCTTTTCTACCTACCCCATTATATCTGGAGGTCAACTGAAG gtggCCGTTTAAAGTTTCTAGTCTCTGGACTACATTTAGCGTCTTTAGCCGTACGAGATGAAAAAATCGAAGTCGATGGAATGTATATACCAACGAGGGGAGATCGTGATGAAAAGATACGCCAAATTCGAAGCGGATTCATAAATCGTCTTCATTTAAATCGACCTTGGGCTTACTATTTGGGATTTTGTGAGGTCCTCAACTTCACCAACGTTCTCAGCCAGATTTATTTGACCAATTCGTTTTTGGGTGGAGCTTTTCTCCATCTTGGTACTGCTGTTCAGGAAGCTGGACATAATCACGAAGACAAAATGAATCctttggatgaaatttttccAAAG GTCACTAAATGCACTTTTCACAAATATGGTCCATCGGGTTCAATACAGAAACATGATGCTCTTTGTGTGATggcattaaatattattaatgagAAAATATACATCTTCCTTTGGTACTGGTTTATTCTTCTTGCAATTATGACTGGTTTGGGACTCTTGTGGAGGGTCCTTACGATGACTCTACATGCCAG AAGtctcattttcaacaaactcgTGTTCTCCATGGCCTGCCCAGGGAAATATAATCCCTGGAACGTACTCAGGGTTACAAACGACTACCACTTCGGTGACTGGCTTTTCCTTTATTACATAGCAAAGAACTTAGACAATTACGTGTTCAAAGAGCTGTTATACCAGTTGGCTGAAGACCTCGAGGAAAGAAAACAAGCGAGGTATAATACCATTCCGATGGAGGAATATGAACCTTTGAAGAAAGctacataa